Genomic segment of Picrophilus oshimae DSM 9789:
GCACCAAATATAACAACATTGTTCGTTAGCAAGGATCCTAAATATAATCATTACTACTTTCCACCAGGACAGCCTGTTACATTAATAACAAACGATGCCGTTTATCCATTTAATTTAAGCTATTTCAGACAGGCAATAAGTCTTTCAATAAATAGAACTGAGATCTGTCAGGTTGGCGAGTACGGCTATGAAAAACCAGCAAATGCAGCAAACATACTTGCCCAGCAGATGTTCTGGCTTAATTCAACAAATGCTAAAATGGCAGAATATTTATCAGAGTACAATCCATCAGCAGCCATAAAATTACTTGAAAAACACGGCTTTACGTTAAAGTCTGGAAGATTATATAATCCAAACGGTACCGAAATACCGGCACTTACAATAATGTCTGTTGCAGGATACACTGACTGGGATACGGATATATCGATAATAGCATCTGAACTCTCGGCCATTGGACTTAAAGTAAACATTGAAACTCCCACATCAAGTGTTGTTGCCTCTGATATTGCAACAGGCAATTTTGAAATGGCACAGGATACAGTCACTGGAATAGGACCAAATCCATGGTATGACTACTCAGGTCTTGTAGGGAGTTTAACACCAATTGGTAAAACTGCATATATTAATGAGGAAAGATGGAACTACACATCAACAAACTTTATGAAGTACTACGATGAATTCCCTGAAACAAGTAATGTGAACACTGAAAAGAAATTAATAAATGATATGGCAGGTATAATGCTTGATCAAATGCCTATGATACCACTTGTATACTCTGCAGACTGGTACGAATACGTAAATAGGACAATAGGCGGGTTCCCGAATCAGAATAATGGATACTGGATACCAATGCCATGGTACCCTGGACCAATGGAAGTTGTGTTAATGCACCTTTACGTAAAGAACAGCATAAAGAAATCAAATAATTATCTACCTTATGAGGTACTTGGAGCCATAGTTGTTATTATAATAATAGGTGCGGTTGCATCATTATATCTAAGAAAGAAGAGAAACAATGATAGATGAGAGGATATAATAATGATACCTGTTAAATATATTTTAAAAAAAGCAATTATTTTTCTTATAGTTCTTTTTGGAGCCATTACACTTAACTTTTTTATACCAAGAATGATACCTGGAGATCCAGCTGAGATTGTCTATCTTGATATAATAAAGGAGGGCGGTGGATCAATCAATCCAATTTATATACACCAGCTTGAAGCCGAGTACGGAATATCAAATTCACCAATATATGTACAGTATATTCAATATTTAAATGATCTTGCACATGGCAATCTTGGTGTTTCAATAGCCTTTTTTCCTGAACCTGTATCATATATACTTGAACAGGCTCTTCCTTGGACGCTATTTCTTGTAATATCGTCAATGGCAATATCATTCTTTGTCGGAAACAGGCTTGGAAGATATGCGGGCATAAACAGAAATACCGCAAAGGATCTTGTTATAGATCTTTTCTCAATGCTTATGGCGTCATTTCCAGCTTTTGTTCTTGCATTTATAATACTGGATATATTCTCTGTTGGATTGAAGCTATTTCCAATAGCCGGAGCATACTCAACAAGTACAAACATCGGTTTTAATGTTCCATTTATAATAAGTGCAATATATCATTCAGTATTGCCCGTTATGACAATAGTTTTAACTTCTATAGGTGGATGGGTTCTTGGCATGAGAAACAATATAATACCAAATGTTAACAGTGATTTTATAAATTTTGCCGAGAACCTTGGGCTTAGAAAGGATCAGATAAATGCAATAGCCTATAGAAATGCAATAATTCCAAACCTAACAGGCTTTGCCATGTCCGTGGGACTCTCCGTTAGCGGTGTTATAATAGAAGAATCGATATTTTCTTATCCCGGAGTTGGTATGTACATGATAACTGCAATAGACAATCTCGATTATCCACTGATCCAGGGAATATTTCTTATGGTGATAATAGCAGTGCTTTTTGGCAACCTTATAGTTGACATACTATATGGTTTTCTCGATCCAAGAATAAAACAGGAGGGTGAATAATGAGCATAGCGCACAAAAACGAAAGGCGACGAGCATTAGCCTTTAATACAGGTAATGCTCTAAAACCAGTAAAAATATTGCTTAACAATAGCAAGGCAAAGGCCGGTTTTATACTATTAATAGGCCTAATAGTATTTGCAATACTTGGCCAGTTTTTTACGCCTTATAATCCTGAAAAGTATGAATTTGCCAGATCAATGCCACCATCATATGCCCATATACTTGGAACCACAGCATACGGTCAGGATGTTTTCTCACAGCTTTTTTATGGTGCTGCCCCAACATTAATGGTTGGCTTTACAGTTGGAATACTTGGAACATTAATATCAGTATTTGTTGGAATAGCTGCCGGTTTTGCGTCTGAAAGGGTAAATAATGCCATAACAGCAGTTATAAACATATTTTTAATAATACCAGGGGTACTTTTAATAATGCTCTTTGGATCGTACTTCCTTGGTATACATGAATCTCTAGGCTATATACCAACAGTATTAATACTTGTAATAACAGGCTGGGCATTTGGTGCGAGAACATTTAGATCTGTAACATTATCTGTTTCAAAAAGGGATTTTATAATTTCATCAATATTAATAGGTGAAAACAGGTTCAGTATAATATTCAGACAGATTATAAGGGCAATTTTTCCTGTTATCGTATCAAATTTTTTCTTCACGGCAATGTATGGAACTATGGGGTTAACATTTGTTGAGTATCTTGGCGTTGGTAATTTACTCCAGGTAAACTGGGGAACAATGCTTTACTGGGCAATAAACAATGAGGCTTATTTAACAGGTATGTGGTGGTGGATACTTCCCCCCAGCATAATGATATCAATTCTCATGTTTTCATTTATATTACTGAACTTTGGCCTTGATGAGATATCCAATCCAGCTCTTAGAAGATTTTCAAAGGTTAAGGGTGTTGATGATGATTCTAAAAACTGAAAACGTTTCAAAATCATTTAATGTTAGATCCGGAATAATAAAAGGAGGTATTATAAACGCATTAAACAATGTAAACATTGAGCTAAATGAGAGAGAAATAATAGGAATTGTTGGTGCAAGCGGTAGTGGAAAGAGCACACTTGCAAAGGTGCTTGTCCTGCTTTACAGACCAACAGCAGGCAAAATATTTTACATGGATGATGATGTGACCGGCTATCATGGAAAGAGATTAAAGATGTACAGGCGCAAAATACAGATGGTATTTCAGGATCCTTATGCATCGCTGGATCCAAATCATACGGTTGCATGGCATATAGAAAGACCATTAAAGATTACTGGCTATAATAGAAACATACATGAAAGGATAGGTGAACTTCTTGATATGGTTACACTATCACCCTCAGACTATTTTATGGACAAATTCCCGCATCAACTCTCCGGCGGACAGAGGCAGCGCGTTTATCTTGCCAGGGTGCTGGCGCTTGAGCCACAGGTACTTATAGCAGATGAACCTGTATCAATGCTGGACATATCAGTAAGAATAGGTATATTAAATCTTTTAAAGGAGATACGTGATAACCTTGGCATAAGTATAATATATATAACCCATGATCTGAACACTGTAAGCATGATAACAGAGAGGATATATGTGATGCACAATGGCTTCATTGTTGAGCATGGTGCAACAGATAGAATAATATCAAACCCATACGATTCGTACACAAAGCGCTTAATAGAGGCTGCGCCAAATCCATACAGGAGGATAGAATAAATGGCAGCAATACTTAACGTCAGGAACATAAGTGCTGGTTATTACTGGGAGGGCGGGTTCACAAGGATACTCGAAAACCTAAATTTTGATGTTGAAAAGGGTATTATACTTGGCATAGCTGGGGAATCCGGTTCTGGAAAGAGCACACTGGCCTCTGTTCTGTATGGCTCTCTTAAATATCCAGGCAAAATTATATCAGGAAGCGTCATGTTTGATGGTGTAGATATACTAAAATTAAAACAATTAGAGCTGAGACGCATCAGAGGGGCAAGATATTCATTTATACCACAGGCAGCAATGAATGCATTAAATCCTGTTAAAAGGATTAAGTTCCAGTTCTATGATCTGTTTATGGCACACAACCTTGATAAGAGCGAATACGATAAGAGAATGCTGGATGCAATAGAACTTGTCAGGCTTAATGAGAATGTTCTTTATAGCTATCCACACGAACTTTCTGGTGGAATGAGGCAAAGGGTTGTTATATCCATGGCACTTGCATTATCGCCTGAACTTGTGCTGCTTGATGAACCGACAACAGGGCTTGACGTGCTTGTGGAGCATGACATATTATCAGATATAAAAAGAATACAGCGCAGCCTTGGCATAACAATGATTTTTATATCACATGACCTTTCTATACTGTTTCAGATATCAGATGAAATGATGATGATGTATGGCGGTGAGATAGTTGAATATGGATCATACAAAGACCTGCTTTATGAAACTGCACATCCATACACATACCTGCTTAAAAACAGCATACCGGTAATTGGAAAAAACATCGACAGAAATCTTTTAATAAAGGGTACGCCTATGAACTTTTCTAATAAAAATCCAGGTTGTTATTTTCTTGAAAGGTGCATCTTTGCGGATGATGAGTGTAAATTAAAACATCCAGAGCTACAGGGTTCTAATCATATGTATAGATGCTCAAGATACCCTATGTGGAAGGACATGTGATAAAAAGATTTAAATATTAAATAAAGTTCCAATTAAAAATGTCAGATGATGATTTATTCGGGGGCCTCGCAAAATTTGGTCTGTCAAATTATGAGATAAAGGTTTACAAAACACTTCTTCTTAAGGGTCCAAATACACCAACAGGTACTGTAAAAATAGCTGGGATACCACAACCAAGGATATATGATCTATTTTCATCACTTCAGGAAAAGGGCTTTGTTGATACAGTTACCGGGAAAAAGCATCTTTACAGGGCAGTTCCAGTTTCCATAGTACTGCGCCGTCAGGTGGCATGGATGGACAATTATGTTAACAGCCTTGAAGAATATGTTGAGAAATACCGTGAAACAGAGGATGTAAAAGAACCCTACATCTGGTTTGTTAAGGGAAACAAAAACGTTGAGGATAGAATGAAATCCATGTTTTATTCTGCAAGGGATGAAATTATCTTATCATTATCAAAACAATCATTTTTAAACATGTCTGGTTTTATATCAAGGACCATAAAGAAAGGCATAACGATAGCACTTGTTCTATTCTCAGATTCAAGCGCTGATGTAATAGAAAAGGTGCCGAAGGGTACAATATTGAAAATAAGAGATCAAAAGCCCTTGGAAATGATGATGGTGGACAGGTCATATATATTATCAAATCTTAAAAGCGGAGTTGAGAATTCTGATTATTCAATATATCTTGAGGAGGACCAGCTAATGCACGTTTTAAGCTATTATTTTTTATATAATATATGGCAGCCCTCAGAGTATAGATACTATCCTGATAATGGTGGTTTTTATTATAGATTTACAACGATATGGCTTGCATGTGATGTTATTGATTATTATCTTAGATTAGGAATTAAAGTTAAGGGCCAGCTTTCAGGCATATATAAAAATAACAGAATAAACATCACAGGAATAATAAAAAGAGTTGAAAGAATTAACGGTGTTAAGCAAAGTTTTTTTATTGAATCCAGTAATGGTAATTTCTCTGTTGGTGGAAAATCTGCAATACTAGAGGATGTAAAAATGCTGGATCTTGAGATATCAAGACTTTAAAAAATACTATGCAAATAGTAAGATGCAAAGATATTAATAAACAAAAAAATTTAAAAATAATGGTTGATAAAAACTTTAAATTTGGTTTTTCTGAATGCGGTTTTCAGTTCGAGATGGGCCTGTCAAATCCGGATATGAATTCAGACTGGTACATATGGTCAAACGATAAGAGAAATATAGCTGAGCATTATGTTTCAGGTGATCTGCCACAGAATGGTGTTGCATACTGGGATTTATATGAAAAGGATCATGACATAGCATCTTCTCTTGGCATGAATGCAGCAAGGCTGGGTATAGAATGGTCCAGAATATTTCCAGAATCAACAGAATCTGTTGACATAGACGTTGAATATAATGGTGATGATATAGTAAGTACTGAAATTAGCATTGATACAGTAAAGGAATTGGAAAAACTTGCAAATAATGATGCAGTTAAGCACTATAGGGAGATGTTTGGTGACTTTAAGTCCAGGGGAAAATTTCTTATAATAAATCTTTACCACTGGACAATACCATCATGGCTCAATGACCCCTCAAAGCAAGATTACAGCGGAAGAAGGGCTATTGGGGGATGCTTTAACAATAAAATAATAGTAGAATTTGCAAAGTATGCTGGTTATATATCATATAAATTTAATGATCTCGCCGACAGATGGTCAACAATGAATGAGCCAAACATGGTTTATGAAGGTTGTTCAATAGATCATTCAAATAATGGCATATCAAAAAGAAAGAAAAAATTTGCAGAGGGTCATGCAAGGGCATACGATGCAATAAAAACATTTTCAAAGAAACCTGTTGGTGTAATATTTGCAAACGGCGATATACAATCGCTAAATAATGATCTTGAACTTGAAGAAGATGTTAAGTTCTTCAGGAGGTATTCTTTCTTTGATTCAATAATAAGGGGAGATCTTTCATGGTACAGAGAATTTGCAGGAGATGATGGATCAGAAAAAAGGCATGACATGGTTAATAAAGTTGACTGGCTTGGTCTAAACTACTATAGCAGGGATGTCGTTTCCAGAAATAATGGGAGCTGGGAAATGGTAAAGGGATATGGCCATTACTGCGGGGATATGGAAAAATCCCGGGATGGCAGGTCTGTAAGTGATACTGGCTGGGAGATATATCAAGACGGAATATATAATATAATAAAAGATTACTGGAAAAGATATAAAATACCTATAACAATAACCGAAAATGGTATAGCCGATTCCAATGATCGTTACAGATCAATGTACATAATATCACACTTTGGAAATATAGAGAGGGCAATTGAGGATGGTGCCAAGGTTGATGGCTATTATCACTGGGCATTAACAGACAATTATGAATGGGCCAGCGGGTTTTCAAAAAAATTTGGACTTGTGGTGGTTGATATGAAAACAAAGGAGAGACATGTAAGGCCCAGTGCACTCATATACCGTGAAATAATAGAAAACAGTGGTGTACCGGATAAATTTAGATGGATAATAGATGAAAAAATCTAATTAATAAATTTCAAATTTTAGAGTTATTTTAATATATGTTAAATCGATTAACATCAAGGGCGGAGATTGCCGAGCCAGGACAAAGGCGATGGATTCAGGGTCCATTTCCGCAGGGATTCGGGGGTTCAAATCCCCCTCTCCGCATTTTAATTTATTTATAGTATTAAATGGAAAATTTCTATATTTTACAAGGTAAAATGATCTTAAACACATTTAATATATCATATGTTTATTACGTTTTATGAGGGCAATATTAATAAGACATGGCGAGAGTGATATAAACATCGCAGGCTTACTATCACATGATATTGATAATAACAAACTAACAGAAAGAGGAATAAAACAGGTTGAAAGAACTGCAGAACAATTAATTGGTCTTAAAATAGACAGGATCGTTTCAAGCCCTGTTAAAAGGGCAGCCCAAACAGCTGATATCATAGGAAAAATAATAAATGTAAACGTTGTTTATGATGACAGATTAAAAGAAATAGACCTTGGAAGTGCAAACAATCACCATGTAAGTGAATACAGGGATGAACTGTATCCGAATGCGCATATTCACGGTGATTTAAGAAATGATCTTGGATTTGAGCCATGGGATCATCTAATAAAAAGGATGATCGATTCTTTATTAAGTTATGACGGGAACAATATATTTGTATCGCATTCAGATCCCATAAGGGCAGCCGCCTCATATTACCTTAATATTGATGAGCCATGCAGCTTCGGTATAGACATAAAAAATGCGTCAATGACCGTTATAGATATAGATAATAAAAAACTCCTGTGCCTTGGTGCAATATACCTTGATGATGGTATAAAAAAGATGTTTTCATAAATATTTATAATATTCCAGGGCCTTTTTATAATCATCCATTGTATTTACATTAAAGAAGCCGGGATCATCCATGTTTATATCAAGGTATTTTTCGAAGGCCATCCTGTTGAATATTGATACCCCGGTAAAATTATTTTTAATCTTCATGTTTATTATATCGTAATTATTGTTATTCATTGAAATGAATTTAACAATTAATCCAATATTAAAAATGATATCTGCCGGCATTACAAGCAAAGGAAATCTATCTATTCTTTTCAGAGATAAAAGAAGGTCGCCTGAATAATCACCAGAGCCCTGTATGTAATTTAAATCAAAAAGATTCAATAAGAATTCTGTGTTTTTAGATATACAGATATAAATACTGTCCGATATCGATCTTATTAATGATATTTCACGCTCTATTATCGATGAGCCGAAAAAATCAAGAAGCATCTTTTTTTTGTTTAACCTTGAGCCAAGGCCTCCGGCCATGATTAAACATGCGATCTTATTCGATGATTGTCCCATTGCAGGTCCCATTGTATAATATATTTATGTATTCATCTATTTTTAAGCCGTTAATAACGAAGATCTTTATACCTGATCTTTTTGCTATGCTCAGTGATGTTATATCCATGAAAACGTTTGATCCTGCACCTATAGAGCTATCAATTGAGAGCTTTATTGCATCATCGTAGTTCATTCTATCAATCTTTTTTGCATTTCTGTTTTTCCTTGGGTCCTCTGTATAAACGCCGTCCACGGAAGTGCCATTTATCATAACATCGGCATTTATCCTTTCTGCAAAAAGCATCGCAACAGTATCTGTTGTATGCCCTGGCTCAGTTCCGCCCATAACAACGTATCGATAATCATGCATCATCTCTGCGGCGTCGTTTACCGTTGTCGGTATCTTTGAATTTACATCGTCTAAAAATGTGGTCATTGCCAGTGCATTTATCCTTGTAGCGTTAATTCCTATTTCATCCAAAATATTATCATTTACGTTGTATTTTCTAAGGTCTGATATGTATGTTCTGGCCAGCTTTCCGCCGCCGACAACAATACCGAAGCCATCGTAGCCCTTTATATTTCCAAGCATCCTTGAGAATTCCTCCATGAATTCAAGATTTAATTTTTCCATTGATATTATTGATCCGCCAAGCGAAATTACAACCCTCTTCATCCTTGGATTAAGGTTAAATATTATTATAAAATTTTCCATATATGGAAAGCGAGGATTATAAAAGATATGAATTCAAAAAGGCCCTTGAGGAATTAAAGGATCTTCACGGCAGGGGCACTGAACTAATATCACTTTACATACCGCCTGACAAGCAGATATCAGATGTGGTGCAATATTTAAGGGAAGAATATTCAACATCATCAAATATAAAATCAAAGTCAACAAGGAAGAATGTGCTTGCAGCAATAGAATCAATAATGTCAAGGTTAAAGTATTATAAGCAGCCTCCTGAAACCGGGCTTGTGTTCTTCGTAGGTCACATAGCAACACGAGGTGATCAAACAGAGATGTACACAAAGATCATAGAACCGCCTGAACCGATACAAACATTCATGTATAAATGTGATTCAAATTTCCATCTTGAGCAGCTTGAATCACAGTTAAAGGAGAAGGATATATACGGTCTAATAGTAATAGATAGAAAGGAGGCCACGGTTGGATTTTTAAAGGGTACCAGAATTGAGGTCGTGGATTATGAACAGTCGCTGGTACCGAGCAAGCATCACCAGGGAGGGCAGTCATCACGAAGGTTCGAGCGTTTAATAGAAATAGCCGCAAATGATTTCTTTAAAAAGATAGGTGAAATAGCAAACAATGCATTTATGCCATTAATAAAGGACATAAATGCAGTCTTCATAGGCGGTCCTGGGGCAACAAAGGAGTACTTTCTTGAAAAGGATTATTTAAGAAATGAGATAAAGCAGAAGGTAAAGGATCTTTTTGATATTGGATACACGGACGAATCTGGACTCAGGGAGCTTGTTGAGAAGGCCTCTGAATCAATAAAGGATATGAAGATATCAAGGGAGAAGGATATAATAAACAGATTTCTAAGGGAGATAAAAAAGCCTGAGGGCGGCCTTGGGGTTTACGGTGAGGATGCAATAATAAATGCCCTGAAGAGCAAGAACCTTGATCTTTTAATAATATCAGACACGTTAAAGAAACGAAGGTATACATACAAATGCCCTGTTTGCAATGATACAAAAACATTCACAGAAAAGCCAAGGGAGACGCCTTTATGTGATAAGGATAATTCAGAAATGGAGCTTGTTGATGAGGATGACCTTGTTGAGGATCTTTACAAACTCGCTGATGAGGCGGGCACAAACGTTGTTTTTGTCTCAGAGGACAGCGATGAGGGCAGGTTAATAAAAACGGCATTTGGTGGCCTTGCCGGAATAATGAGGTATGTTCCTGCAATAGCGCCGTAATTTTTAATTTATATCATTTTCTTTAAAATATTATATTTAAATGCATTTCATTTATCATGATAGAGAATTATAATGATATAGCAATAACAGATACAAGAAGGAAAATACTAAATATTATAGATAAAACACTTATTGCAATGGATCCTGAAAATGCAATAAAAAATTTTATTGAAAAAAATAATATAAAATTTGATTCAAAAAGAATATTTTTAATAGGCTTTGGCAAGGCTGCATTTAAAATGTACTCCGGTATAAGACCTTTTATATTGAAGGATCTTGTTTACGCATCAATAATAGTTCCTGATGATGAAAAAACAAATGATTACAATGAATTAAGGATACTTAGGGGCACACATCCTTTCACGGGCGATCTCTCCGTTTCATCGAGCATTTCAATGCTCTCCGGGCTGAAAAATTTAAATGAAAATGATCTTGTGATAGTTTTAATATCCGGTGGAGGATCATCACTCTTTGAGATTCCAGAGGATGGTATAAACATAGATGATATAAAAAACATATCAAAAACCATGATGGATAAGGGCTGCGATATCTATGAATTAAACATGGTTAGATCCATGCTTTCAAAGGTTAAGGGTGGAAAGCTTGCAACGATGCTTTATCCTGCCAGGGTTATATCATTTATAATATCAGATGTAAAAAATGATGACCTTTCAATAATAGCATCCGGGCCTTTAACAAGGATTGATTATAGGATTGAAGATCTAATGGAAACAATAAAAAAGTACCTTGGCAATGATGAAAGGATTAAAATGTACAGGAACATTGATGATATATACTTTAACAATGTAAAACAGTATATAATATTAAAAAACAGGGATTTTCTGGATTATATCTATTCGAACATAAATGATGATGCCGTAAACCTTGGAAGCAACTTTTCAGGAAACGTTGAGGATCTATCATTGATTCTGCATAATATATTAAAAAATATATATTCATCAAAGAGGAAACCATTTTATTTCATGCTAGGTGGTGAGACAACGGTCGATGTAAAGGGCCATGGTTCAGGTGGCAGAAACCAGGAGCTTGTCCTAAGGTTTATGAAGAACTCATCAAACAGCGAGGTTTACACAATAGCAAGCTTCGGCACGGACGGCATCGATGGGGTCAGCCCTGCTGCAGGGGGCATCGTTGATTCAGATCATAAAATTGATAATATAAATGAATATTTAAATAGAAACGATAGCTATAATTTATTAATAAAGAACCATGGTGCAATAATAACAGGAAGAACAGGAAATAACGTTTCTGATATAATCATTGGTCTTTATTATAATAAATAGAATCGATATTATCTATTTTGCTTCTTATGCATTTGTTTTTGGCTATTATTTCATAAAAATCTTTGATATTGCCATGTGAATTTATGCATTCACCAAGGGCATCAGCAAAGATCTGATTATTCTTTGAATACTCTATTATAACATTTTTTTCATTATCGTTTAATTTATTATATAAATAAAAGACCTCTATTGCAAGGGCCCTTGATATGTTTGGAAACATTTTTAATTCATTTAAAACATCAATATTGATGCCGAATTTATTTATAACGGATGATGCTATTTCATTATAGCTTTTTTTATACATCATATTATAAATAAGTTCCCTTACGGTCATTGTTTATGATAATTATAATATAAATATAAAATGTTCTCATTTCCCAAGAAAAAAGTTAATATCTGTTCTTATAATTTTAAAATAAGATGGTATTATGCCAAACAATGAAAATGAAAAAAAGATTTTAAGGGTAGAGATGGATTATTCGTACCTTTATAAAAAAGATGTCGAGGAGACATATGAAAAATTATTAAATTACTGGAAAAATTTCCTTAAGCCGCATATAACAAAAAAGCTTTCGGACCCAAGATGGAAAAGGCCGAAATGGCTTATAAACAGCAGCTTCGTTGCAGGTGAGAAGCTGGAAAATGGGAACCTTACAAACTATGAGCTTGACAGGATATTTGACACGTTCCTTGAATGGTATTCGCCTAGGTACATAGACGAGAGCATCTTCTCAATGAAGGACTTCTTTGGAAAACCAGACATGGTTAATCTCTGGTACATAAAAAAGCTGTGGAATGTTTAAATTATTTTTAGATTATCATGATACATATTTTTCAGGCAGTTTAAGGTTTCTATATCAAGCTTTCCAAGAAGGATAAAGTTTTCATTTCCTATAGATATGTTTGATATGCCATTTTTTTCCTTTAAAACTATTTTTTCATTTTTTATTTCCATTTCTGATTTTTCAACGCCTTTTGACAGAATTTTTTTATTATATTCATCAGAGAAGTATTCTATAATCTCGTTTATTTTGCTGTAAAGCTCCTCGGGCATTAATGGGTCCATTGCTGTTGGAACGTCCATTGACATTATAACCTTATCATATTTTTCAGGTTTTAGTTTTTCCTCTATGTATTTTCCACTAAAGACCCTGTAAAATGCAATCTTATTGTTATCAAATGATAGACGGTATATGCCACCATTACCAAGGGGGATCTTCCATAACTTATCTATAGAACATACCATTTTTGGTTATCATAATATTGATTATAAACCTTGGGCAACTCTTATTTATAATAAATGGTTCTTAGATTATGTACAGGGTATTAGTAACCGAGAAAATACCATTTACAGATTATTATAAAGATATAGATTTTATTTACAAACCCGAAAACATGGATTCACATCAATGGCTAATGGAATCGATAAATGATGCTGATGGAATATTAATAACGCT
This window contains:
- the prf1 gene encoding peptide chain release factor aRF-1; amino-acid sequence: MESEDYKRYEFKKALEELKDLHGRGTELISLYIPPDKQISDVVQYLREEYSTSSNIKSKSTRKNVLAAIESIMSRLKYYKQPPETGLVFFVGHIATRGDQTEMYTKIIEPPEPIQTFMYKCDSNFHLEQLESQLKEKDIYGLIVIDRKEATVGFLKGTRIEVVDYEQSLVPSKHHQGGQSSRRFERLIEIAANDFFKKIGEIANNAFMPLIKDINAVFIGGPGATKEYFLEKDYLRNEIKQKVKDLFDIGYTDESGLRELVEKASESIKDMKISREKDIINRFLREIKKPEGGLGVYGEDAIINALKSKNLDLLIISDTLKKRRYTYKCPVCNDTKTFTEKPRETPLCDKDNSEMELVDEDDLVEDLYKLADEAGTNVVFVSEDSDEGRLIKTAFGGLAGIMRYVPAIAP
- a CDS encoding 2,3-diphosphoglycerate-dependent phosphoglycerate mutase, yielding MRAILIRHGESDINIAGLLSHDIDNNKLTERGIKQVERTAEQLIGLKIDRIVSSPVKRAAQTADIIGKIINVNVVYDDRLKEIDLGSANNHHVSEYRDELYPNAHIHGDLRNDLGFEPWDHLIKRMIDSLLSYDGNNIFVSHSDPIRAAASYYLNIDEPCSFGIDIKNASMTVIDIDNKKLLCLGAIYLDDGIKKMFS
- the gck gene encoding glycerate 2-kinase, with the protein product MIENYNDIAITDTRRKILNIIDKTLIAMDPENAIKNFIEKNNIKFDSKRIFLIGFGKAAFKMYSGIRPFILKDLVYASIIVPDDEKTNDYNELRILRGTHPFTGDLSVSSSISMLSGLKNLNENDLVIVLISGGGSSLFEIPEDGINIDDIKNISKTMMDKGCDIYELNMVRSMLSKVKGGKLATMLYPARVISFIISDVKNDDLSIIASGPLTRIDYRIEDLMETIKKYLGNDERIKMYRNIDDIYFNNVKQYIILKNRDFLDYIYSNINDDAVNLGSNFSGNVEDLSLILHNILKNIYSSKRKPFYFMLGGETTVDVKGHGSGGRNQELVLRFMKNSSNSEVYTIASFGTDGIDGVSPAAGGIVDSDHKIDNINEYLNRNDSYNLLIKNHGAIITGRTGNNVSDIIIGLYYNK
- the bgaS gene encoding beta-galactosidase BgaS, with translation MVDKNFKFGFSECGFQFEMGLSNPDMNSDWYIWSNDKRNIAEHYVSGDLPQNGVAYWDLYEKDHDIASSLGMNAARLGIEWSRIFPESTESVDIDVEYNGDDIVSTEISIDTVKELEKLANNDAVKHYREMFGDFKSRGKFLIINLYHWTIPSWLNDPSKQDYSGRRAIGGCFNNKIIVEFAKYAGYISYKFNDLADRWSTMNEPNMVYEGCSIDHSNNGISKRKKKFAEGHARAYDAIKTFSKKPVGVIFANGDIQSLNNDLELEEDVKFFRRYSFFDSIIRGDLSWYREFAGDDGSEKRHDMVNKVDWLGLNYYSRDVVSRNNGSWEMVKGYGHYCGDMEKSRDGRSVSDTGWEIYQDGIYNIIKDYWKRYKIPITITENGIADSNDRYRSMYIISHFGNIERAIEDGAKVDGYYHWALTDNYEWASGFSKKFGLVVVDMKTKERHVRPSALIYREIIENSGVPDKFRWIIDEKI
- the pyrH gene encoding UMP kinase; amino-acid sequence: MKRVVISLGGSIISMEKLNLEFMEEFSRMLGNIKGYDGFGIVVGGGKLARTYISDLRKYNVNDNILDEIGINATRINALAMTTFLDDVNSKIPTTVNDAAEMMHDYRYVVMGGTEPGHTTDTVAMLFAERINADVMINGTSVDGVYTEDPRKNRNAKKIDRMNYDDAIKLSIDSSIGAGSNVFMDITSLSIAKRSGIKIFVINGLKIDEYINILYNGTCNGTIIE
- a CDS encoding NTP transferase domain-containing protein, producing the protein MGQSSNKIACLIMAGGLGSRLNKKKMLLDFFGSSIIEREISLIRSISDSIYICISKNTEFLLNLFDLNYIQGSGDYSGDLLLSLKRIDRFPLLVMPADIIFNIGLIVKFISMNNNNYDIINMKIKNNFTGVSIFNRMAFEKYLDINMDDPGFFNVNTMDDYKKALEYYKYL